In one window of Candidatus Avedoeria danica DNA:
- the ruvC gene encoding crossover junction endodeoxyribonuclease RuvC has protein sequence MRVLGIDPGTATTGYALLDGMPQRPDEIILVEHGVIRTAPTTPMPDRLREIHAAVESLIVDLRPDVVAIEELFFSSNITTGITVGQARGVILLAAAQAGLDIAEYKPNVVKQALTGYGAADKRQMQEMVKLLLRLSSIPRPDDAADAVAIALAHVQLGRLPR, from the coding sequence ATGCGCGTCCTGGGCATCGACCCCGGCACCGCCACGACGGGCTACGCCCTCCTCGACGGCATGCCGCAGCGCCCCGACGAGATCATCCTCGTCGAACACGGCGTCATCCGCACGGCGCCGACCACGCCGATGCCCGATCGGCTGCGAGAGATCCACGCCGCCGTCGAGTCGCTGATCGTCGACCTCCGCCCGGACGTCGTCGCGATCGAGGAGCTGTTCTTCTCGTCGAACATCACGACCGGCATCACCGTCGGCCAGGCGCGCGGCGTGATCCTGCTGGCGGCGGCGCAGGCCGGGCTCGACATCGCGGAGTACAAGCCGAACGTTGTGAAGCAGGCGCTGACGGGCTACGGCGCGGCCGACAAGCGGCAGATGCAGGAGATGGTCAAGCTGCTCCTGCGGCTCAGCAGCATCCCCCGCCCGGACGACGCGGCCGACGCGGTCGCGATCGCGCTGGCGCACGTGCAGCTCGGGCGGCTTCCGCGTTGA
- a CDS encoding YebC/PmpR family DNA-binding transcriptional regulator, with product MSGHSKWANIKHKKERNDKARGAGFTKLARAITVAAREGGGNPDMNFNLRLAMDKARAGNMPKDNIDRAIARGTGEGGSIIVERVIYEGYAMNGVAVLVDCTTDNRTRTVGEVRSVFSRHSCSIGESNSVAWQFAQRGTIAIPAEGLDPEVVTMAAIDAGAVDVEADDDVVTVYTEVEDFARVKNALAAAGYDTTEAELAMIPSVMVELDVPDTLQILKFIDKLESLDDVDRVWSNLNISDEAAMAFDAA from the coding sequence ATGTCCGGTCACTCCAAATGGGCGAACATCAAGCACAAGAAGGAGCGCAACGACAAGGCGCGCGGCGCCGGCTTCACCAAGCTGGCACGTGCGATCACCGTTGCGGCCCGGGAAGGCGGCGGGAACCCGGATATGAACTTCAACCTGCGCTTGGCGATGGACAAGGCGCGGGCCGGCAACATGCCCAAGGACAACATCGACCGCGCGATCGCCCGCGGAACCGGTGAGGGCGGGTCGATCATCGTCGAGCGCGTGATCTACGAGGGCTATGCGATGAACGGCGTCGCCGTCCTCGTCGACTGCACGACGGACAACCGCACCCGCACGGTCGGCGAGGTCCGCAGCGTCTTCTCCCGCCATTCGTGCAGCATCGGCGAGTCCAACAGCGTCGCCTGGCAGTTCGCGCAGCGCGGCACGATCGCCATCCCGGCCGAGGGCCTCGATCCCGAGGTCGTGACGATGGCGGCGATCGACGCCGGCGCCGTCGACGTCGAGGCGGACGACGATGTCGTCACGGTCTACACCGAGGTCGAGGACTTCGCGCGCGTGAAGAATGCCCTCGCGGCTGCCGGCTACGACACCACCGAGGCCGAGCTGGCGATGATCCCTTCCGTCATGGTCGAGCTCGACGTGCCCGACACGCTCCAGATCCTGAAGTTCATCGACAAGCTCGAAAGCCTGGACGATGTCGACCGCGTTTGGTCCAACCTGAACATCAGCGACGAGGCGGCGATGGCGTTCGACGCGGCGTGA